A single region of the Erythrobacter sp. HL-111 genome encodes:
- a CDS encoding DUF4142 domain-containing protein — MTQQHGTLRHAMDKTTDMLGGLMGRAKARGAGAHSADSFVENAAIGNRYEVEAAQVALRRSRSDPVRTAARRMIVDHTAMTHQLQSALRMSETSGVPSPPAGLDTRRSKLVEHLEAAPDDAFDKAYLDQQVLAHKENHDLLAGYAKNGDNPQLRSLAASAAPVVHRHLAMLEALQADHRG, encoded by the coding sequence ATGACCCAGCAGCACGGAACGCTTCGCCACGCGATGGACAAGACCACCGATATGCTCGGCGGCCTGATGGGACGGGCCAAAGCCAGGGGTGCGGGCGCGCATTCCGCCGACAGCTTCGTCGAGAATGCCGCGATCGGCAATCGCTACGAGGTGGAGGCGGCGCAGGTCGCGCTGAGGCGCAGCCGCTCCGATCCGGTTCGCACGGCAGCGCGGCGCATGATCGTGGATCACACCGCGATGACGCACCAGTTGCAATCCGCGCTGCGGATGAGCGAGACCTCCGGCGTGCCCTCTCCACCGGCAGGGCTGGACACAAGGCGGAGCAAGCTGGTCGAGCATCTCGAGGCGGCGCCCGATGACGCCTTCGACAAGGCCTATCTCGACCAGCAGGTGCTCGCGCACAAGGAGAACCACGATCTCCTGGCAGGCTATGCGAAGAACGGCGACAACCCGCAGCTGCGTTCTCTCGCCGCGTCGGCCGCGCCGGTGGTGCACCGCCACCTCGCCATGCTGGAAGCCCTGCAGGCGGATCATCGCGGCTGA
- a CDS encoding IS1380 family transposase translates to MPQTTPAGCDDSASVFSFPAVRGKKVTAAFDGGRLTSDGGVLVLAQAERMMGLCQRLAACIADPRDPARVVHRLEDILRARMFAIACGYEDADDLDALRDDPGFRLALGKLPGSGAGLASQPTMSRWENAPSTRELAKMLGIMIDIYCASYPTPPAAVTLDIDDTCDVVHGYQQLSFWNGHHGERCFLPIHVYDTATGRPVAMLLRTGKTPSGKEAAGHIRRLVRHLRRHWPDTHITIRGDGHYGRPEVMAFCEAAHVDYVFGLPTNAALRADPVIVTAADACAVRRAECQLPVLRSYAETRYGAKSWNRQRRVVARIEASTLGMDIRYVVTSLTQGSAEYIYDTLYCARGQAENLIKLHKTQLASDRTSCRSANANQMRLILHTAAYWLLWRVQQAIPKTTALAKAEFTTLRLRLLKVAARVMESATRIRVAFASACPDADLMRAIVLALKPAPT, encoded by the coding sequence ATGCCACAGACCACACCCGCCGGATGCGATGATAGCGCGTCCGTATTTTCGTTTCCAGCAGTGCGCGGCAAGAAGGTCACAGCTGCGTTTGACGGCGGCAGGCTGACCTCGGATGGCGGGGTCCTGGTGCTGGCTCAGGCCGAGCGCATGATGGGGCTCTGCCAGCGGCTTGCGGCGTGTATTGCCGATCCGCGCGATCCTGCTCGGGTGGTTCATCGGCTTGAAGATATCCTGCGCGCGCGGATGTTCGCGATCGCCTGCGGCTATGAGGATGCCGATGATCTCGACGCTCTGCGCGATGATCCGGGCTTCCGCCTTGCGCTGGGCAAGCTGCCGGGATCGGGTGCGGGGTTGGCCAGCCAACCGACGATGAGCCGCTGGGAGAATGCGCCGAGCACGCGCGAGCTGGCAAAGATGCTGGGGATCATGATCGACATCTACTGCGCCAGCTACCCCACTCCGCCGGCGGCGGTGACGCTGGATATCGATGACACCTGCGACGTCGTGCACGGCTATCAGCAACTCTCCTTCTGGAACGGACATCATGGGGAGCGCTGCTTCCTGCCGATCCATGTCTACGACACGGCAACGGGCCGGCCGGTGGCGATGCTGCTGCGCACGGGCAAGACGCCTTCTGGCAAGGAGGCGGCAGGGCATATCCGGCGTCTGGTGCGCCATCTTCGCCGCCACTGGCCCGATACCCACATCACCATCCGAGGCGACGGGCATTATGGACGGCCCGAGGTCATGGCCTTCTGCGAGGCGGCCCATGTCGATTACGTGTTCGGTCTGCCGACCAACGCCGCGCTGCGCGCTGATCCGGTTATCGTCACTGCCGCCGATGCCTGCGCGGTCCGCCGCGCCGAGTGCCAACTCCCGGTCCTGCGCAGCTATGCCGAGACCCGCTACGGCGCGAAGAGCTGGAACCGCCAGCGCCGCGTCGTCGCCAGGATCGAGGCCAGCACGCTGGGCATGGATATCCGCTATGTCGTCACATCGCTAACCCAAGGCTCGGCTGAATACATCTATGACACGCTCTACTGTGCGCGCGGGCAGGCCGAGAACTTGATCAAGCTGCACAAGACCCAGCTGGCCAGTGACCGCACCTCGTGCCGGTCGGCGAACGCCAACCAGATGCGCCTGATCCTGCACACCGCTGCCTACTGGCTGCTGTGGCGCGTTCAGCAGGCGATCCCAAAGACCACCGCTCTGGCAAAAGCCGAGTTTACGACCCTGCGCCTGCGGCTGCTCAAGGTTGCTGCCCGCGTCATGGAAAGCGCCACCCGAATCCGCGTAGCGTTCGCCTCTGCGTGCCCCGATGCCGATCTGATGCGTGCCATCGTTCTCGCGCTCAAGCCTGCGCCGACGTAG
- a CDS encoding PAS domain S-box protein, with translation MRQGIPASIDPASLIDTLPTLLSIHEGSDHRYIFSNSAYDSVFGSRQPVGSPLCEVWPDLAAQVSDRFDRVLATGVVDTHSGFKVIVTNGNGQQQTRWYRQTLKPWRDGEDRLCGVISCAHEVTAEVEAEQALKNRAVELQFALDAAGGVGTWDWDVVQGRMAVNEQFAALFGQSHDNAEGLPLARFIDAILPEDRERVEAAIARAVEEGGEYRQDYRVRTADGDLRWVLARGRCFQDESGNPTHFPGVVFDTSRQVEERERLEQIDALLKSFLDNSASYVFAKDLDGRYIMANKFYLDAFGETEASLYGRTDRDRFGESESYSLNDRRVAENGAPIEFEEEARKADGEIIHAISVKFPLRDSGGVLFGTGSISTDVTDRKRADAALRKSEARLRGLIEGIPQLVWRATDGGQFTWTSPQWQRITGLSDEHSRDRGWLSAIHPDDRGNVVNAWGNAPSEGLLEVECRVRRAKGEGYRWFQWRAVPVRDQMGEVVEWLGTATDVDDLRRLQERQRVMVAELQHRTRNLLGVVRSISEETVLASQTLEDFRTAFNGRLAALSRVQGLLSRSDDEPITLGALLQTELDALGASGMLQRAKVEGPDVRLRRATVQTFALALHELATNARKHGALSTEHGRLDVSWHEHHGESGRRLHLSWRETGLPLRSGAVSSGGYGRELIERALPYVLEARTSFELGEEELICTIDMPLPPEEEDRTTIE, from the coding sequence ATGAGGCAAGGTATTCCCGCTTCAATAGATCCGGCATCGTTAATTGATACCTTGCCCACGCTGCTCTCCATTCACGAAGGATCCGATCACCGGTACATCTTTTCGAATTCGGCTTATGATTCTGTTTTCGGAAGCCGACAGCCAGTCGGATCGCCTCTTTGTGAGGTCTGGCCGGATTTGGCGGCGCAGGTTTCGGATCGCTTCGATCGGGTATTGGCTACCGGCGTTGTCGACACGCATTCGGGCTTCAAGGTTATCGTCACTAACGGGAACGGGCAGCAGCAGACCCGCTGGTATCGTCAGACGCTGAAACCCTGGCGGGACGGCGAAGACCGGCTGTGTGGGGTGATAAGCTGCGCTCACGAGGTGACCGCCGAAGTAGAAGCCGAACAGGCGCTCAAAAACCGCGCGGTCGAATTGCAGTTCGCGCTCGATGCTGCAGGCGGCGTCGGCACTTGGGACTGGGACGTCGTCCAGGGCCGAATGGCGGTAAATGAACAGTTTGCCGCGCTATTCGGACAATCGCATGATAACGCGGAGGGCTTGCCGCTTGCCCGGTTCATCGATGCCATTCTCCCGGAGGACAGGGAACGGGTCGAAGCAGCCATTGCTCGGGCGGTCGAAGAAGGCGGAGAATACCGGCAGGATTACCGTGTGAGAACCGCGGATGGCGATCTGCGCTGGGTCCTGGCGCGCGGCCGCTGCTTTCAGGACGAATCAGGCAACCCGACCCATTTCCCGGGCGTGGTGTTCGATACATCGCGACAAGTCGAGGAGCGCGAGCGCCTCGAACAAATTGATGCCCTCCTCAAATCCTTTCTCGACAATTCTGCCAGCTATGTCTTCGCCAAGGATCTGGACGGCCGCTACATCATGGCCAACAAGTTCTACCTCGACGCCTTCGGTGAAACCGAGGCGAGCCTTTACGGCCGCACCGATCGCGACCGCTTCGGCGAGAGCGAATCCTACAGCCTGAACGATCGCCGTGTCGCCGAGAACGGCGCTCCGATCGAGTTCGAAGAGGAAGCGCGCAAGGCCGATGGCGAGATCATCCATGCCATCTCCGTGAAGTTTCCCCTCCGCGATTCCGGCGGCGTCTTGTTCGGCACCGGATCCATCTCGACTGACGTCACGGACCGCAAACGAGCCGACGCTGCTCTGCGCAAGAGCGAGGCCCGATTGCGCGGTCTGATCGAGGGCATCCCGCAGCTGGTCTGGCGCGCGACCGACGGCGGGCAGTTCACTTGGACGAGTCCGCAATGGCAGCGGATCACCGGGCTGTCGGACGAGCACAGCCGCGACCGCGGCTGGCTTTCGGCGATCCACCCCGACGACCGTGGGAATGTCGTCAACGCATGGGGAAATGCGCCCTCCGAAGGATTGCTCGAGGTCGAATGCCGGGTGCGCCGGGCTAAAGGCGAGGGCTATCGCTGGTTCCAATGGCGGGCAGTGCCGGTTCGCGACCAGATGGGCGAAGTCGTCGAATGGCTCGGCACGGCGACCGATGTCGACGACCTGCGGCGTCTGCAGGAACGGCAACGAGTGATGGTCGCCGAATTGCAGCACCGAACGCGCAACCTTCTCGGCGTCGTGCGCTCGATTTCCGAAGAGACCGTGCTGGCGAGCCAAACGCTGGAGGATTTCCGGACGGCCTTCAACGGCCGCCTGGCGGCGCTCTCGCGGGTCCAGGGACTTCTCTCGCGCTCCGACGACGAACCGATCACGCTGGGTGCGCTGCTGCAGACCGAACTCGACGCGCTCGGGGCTTCGGGAATGCTCCAAAGGGCAAAAGTGGAAGGCCCGGACGTGCGCCTTCGCCGTGCGACCGTCCAGACCTTTGCTCTCGCCCTGCACGAACTCGCGACGAATGCGCGGAAGCACGGCGCGCTTTCGACCGAGCACGGACGCCTCGATGTGAGCTGGCACGAACACCATGGGGAAAGCGGACGGCGTCTGCATCTTTCCTGGCGGGAGACCGGCCTTCCGCTTCGCAGCGGCGCGGTGAGTTCGGGCGGATATGGGCGCGAACTGATCGAACGCGCATTGCCATATGTGCTCGAAGCCCGCACGTCATTCGAGCTTGGCGAAGAGGAACTGATCTGCACTATCGACATGCCGCTTCCCCCCGAGGAAGAGGATCGGACAACCATCGAATGA
- a CDS encoding response regulator, with product MTDFKDKRVLVVEDDYFIAMELCRNLEAAGAEVVGPVGRVGEALAQIARSDGLDGALLDLNLHGAMAFPVADKLCERGVPFVFATGYDGSVIPERYREVPRCRKPVELQSISTVLFD from the coding sequence GTGACCGATTTCAAAGATAAGCGAGTGCTTGTCGTCGAAGACGACTATTTCATTGCGATGGAATTGTGCCGAAATCTCGAGGCAGCTGGAGCCGAGGTCGTCGGGCCGGTCGGCCGGGTTGGGGAAGCGCTCGCTCAAATCGCCCGTTCCGATGGGCTCGATGGTGCCTTGCTCGACTTGAACCTGCACGGTGCAATGGCCTTTCCTGTAGCCGACAAGCTGTGCGAGCGCGGTGTGCCTTTCGTGTTCGCCACCGGCTATGACGGCTCTGTCATTCCCGAGAGGTACCGGGAAGTCCCGCGCTGCCGCAAACCGGTGGAGTTGCAGAGCATCTCGACTGTCCTGTTCGATTGA
- a CDS encoding phytase, which produces MRLTFIVCASICLLGCSTTQRGPAWAGGETPVAVAALAETRVDTDPAVDADDPALWSDESDPTRAVMFGTDKTDGLYVHDLDGSVRQFLASGALNNVDLRTGFSAEGRDDFVLVAATNDERMGINLYLFDPRTLETRDYGFIETDIGEPYGFCMGRRSDGFYLIANNKQGDIKIWRLANGAEPGAAEMVRQLKLPSQLEGCVVDDDRDVLYVGEENAAIWRFDFDPAASPTPTKVASVDRQRITDDIEGLTIMRDGRQRYLIASSQGDDTFPVFRITEEGETYLGRFTVVARDDIDGVTHTDGLDAWSGPIGRYPEGALAIHDDNEEPLEGQQNYKIVDWREVKAALDLP; this is translated from the coding sequence TTGCGACTTACATTTATTGTTTGCGCGTCGATATGTCTTCTGGGTTGTTCGACCACGCAGCGCGGCCCCGCCTGGGCCGGGGGGGAAACCCCGGTGGCCGTGGCGGCTCTGGCCGAAACGCGGGTGGACACCGATCCTGCCGTCGATGCCGACGATCCCGCGCTCTGGAGCGACGAAAGCGACCCGACGCGCGCGGTGATGTTCGGAACCGACAAGACCGACGGGTTGTACGTGCACGATCTCGACGGATCGGTTCGCCAGTTCCTCGCGAGCGGGGCACTCAACAATGTCGACCTGCGGACCGGTTTTTCGGCGGAAGGGCGCGACGACTTCGTGCTGGTCGCTGCGACCAATGACGAGCGGATGGGGATCAATCTCTACCTGTTCGATCCCCGCACGCTCGAGACCCGCGACTATGGCTTCATCGAGACCGACATCGGCGAGCCCTATGGCTTCTGCATGGGCCGCCGCAGCGACGGCTTCTACCTGATCGCCAACAACAAGCAGGGCGACATCAAGATCTGGCGCCTCGCGAACGGGGCCGAGCCCGGTGCCGCGGAAATGGTCAGGCAGCTGAAGCTCCCCTCGCAGCTCGAAGGCTGCGTGGTCGACGACGATCGCGACGTTCTTTACGTCGGCGAAGAGAACGCGGCGATCTGGCGGTTCGATTTCGACCCTGCCGCCTCGCCCACTCCCACCAAGGTGGCATCGGTCGACCGCCAGCGCATCACCGACGACATCGAGGGCCTGACGATCATGCGCGACGGCCGGCAACGCTACCTCATCGCCTCCTCGCAGGGGGACGATACCTTTCCGGTCTTCCGGATCACCGAAGAAGGCGAGACCTATCTCGGGCGCTTCACGGTCGTGGCGCGCGACGACATCGACGGCGTTACCCACACCGACGGGCTGGATGCCTGGTCCGGGCCGATAGGACGTTATCCCGAGGGAGCGCTGGCGATCCACGACGACAACGAAGAACCGCTCGAAGGGCAGCAGAACTACAAGATCGTCGACTGGCGCGAGGTCAAGGCCGCGCTGGACCTGCCCTGA
- a CDS encoding TonB-dependent receptor, with product MNSRLAFLSTRSAAFALMAATASAIILGETPLQAQDQEASGVVRGRVSTDTGINFEGAEVTIVELNRRAVTRDGGVFVFEDIPPGEYTLRTLYLGAAPVEQRIVVTGDGTPTVADVVLLDAGGDSDAASRILVFGQTASASSAANRKRNSARVSDSVSADFIGQFPDQNVTEAAQRIPGVAINRDQGEGRFISVRGADPNLNAVTINGVDVPAAGGDERAVALDVIPSDVLQTLTVVKSLTPDLDANSIGGTVQIGTASAFDRRGGYFSASAEAHYNELRDLFSPRLSASASDVFDVGNGGELGIYGSISYFNRRLGSDGVENGDGLDEIGGTVFPVVIEPRDYVLTRERLGATLNVDYRVNNDFLLYVRQLYSRFGDDEIQGGTVFEADPDDGGNVVSQDSANLLLADQEVESYVSEREEIQTIYSIAAGGENRFGNTFLEYSVSYSQAGEDNPDYVEPIFVADFSDTDTLVGTNLADPRRPQIITQGGGFADAGAYELDEIVFESSETMDKRYGGQIDVTQDMDFGPNRGFIKFGAKVALRDKTSELDALIYGGADQGLTIAGFLNPDIDYPLGLIAPQALPRDVADAVRANQAAFDEDLDEEGSFIDSNAEDFRIDENIYAGYAMGSIDIGALSIVGGVRVEHTDYSASGNEVSLDEEIGELSLAPIEVEREYTDVLPSVNARFELTDRLLLRAAYFRAVVRPNFEQSRPAALIERDDEGEVEAEAGNTELEPYRADNIDLALEFYPGDASVLSAGAFYKNLDNPIVPLDFAGQPGFEGFDVFSSFINGDNAKLFGIELALQQQLTFLPAPFDGFLVAANYTFVDSEAEVPIPGGGVREAPLPFQSRHTANASIGYDKNGFQARIAVSYRDRILDEIGDPADPSQDVFIDEHVQVDFTASYAITDEVRIFANLSNLNDRPLYSFQGRRSVNVQFEEYGLSGSLGVRITL from the coding sequence ATGAACTCCCGGCTTGCCTTCCTGTCGACTCGCTCCGCCGCGTTCGCGCTGATGGCTGCGACTGCCAGCGCAATCATCCTGGGCGAAACACCGCTGCAAGCGCAGGATCAGGAAGCCAGCGGAGTGGTTCGGGGCCGGGTCAGCACCGATACCGGCATCAATTTCGAAGGGGCCGAAGTCACGATCGTCGAACTCAATCGCAGGGCCGTGACGCGTGATGGCGGCGTCTTCGTCTTCGAGGATATCCCGCCTGGCGAATACACCTTGCGCACGCTCTATCTCGGCGCCGCGCCGGTCGAACAGCGCATCGTGGTGACAGGCGACGGCACGCCGACCGTGGCCGATGTCGTGCTGCTCGACGCGGGCGGCGACAGCGATGCGGCCAGCAGGATCCTCGTCTTCGGCCAGACGGCGAGCGCGTCCTCCGCGGCCAACCGCAAGCGCAACTCCGCCCGCGTCAGCGACTCGGTTTCGGCCGACTTCATCGGCCAGTTCCCCGACCAGAACGTGACCGAGGCGGCCCAGCGCATTCCGGGCGTCGCGATCAACCGCGACCAGGGCGAAGGCCGGTTCATCTCGGTTCGCGGCGCCGATCCGAACCTCAACGCGGTGACGATCAACGGCGTCGACGTGCCCGCCGCGGGCGGGGACGAACGCGCGGTCGCGCTCGACGTGATCCCCTCGGACGTGCTGCAGACGCTGACCGTGGTCAAGTCGCTGACGCCCGACCTCGACGCCAACTCGATCGGCGGCACGGTGCAGATCGGCACCGCTTCGGCGTTCGACCGGCGCGGCGGCTATTTCTCGGCCAGCGCCGAGGCGCATTACAACGAGCTTCGCGATCTTTTCAGCCCGCGCCTCTCAGCCAGCGCCTCGGACGTGTTCGATGTCGGCAATGGCGGCGAGCTCGGCATTTACGGGTCGATCAGCTATTTCAACCGCCGGCTCGGCTCCGACGGGGTCGAGAACGGCGACGGCCTCGACGAGATCGGCGGCACCGTGTTCCCGGTCGTGATCGAGCCGCGCGATTATGTCCTCACCCGCGAACGCCTGGGCGCGACGCTCAATGTCGATTACCGGGTGAACAATGATTTCCTGCTCTATGTCCGCCAGCTGTATTCGCGCTTCGGGGACGACGAGATCCAGGGCGGCACGGTGTTCGAGGCCGATCCGGACGATGGCGGCAACGTGGTTTCGCAGGATTCTGCCAACCTCCTGCTGGCTGACCAGGAGGTCGAATCCTATGTCAGCGAACGCGAGGAAATCCAGACGATCTATTCGATCGCGGCCGGCGGGGAAAACCGCTTCGGCAACACCTTCCTCGAATATTCGGTCAGCTATTCGCAAGCCGGCGAAGACAATCCCGATTACGTCGAACCGATCTTCGTCGCGGATTTCAGCGATACCGATACCCTGGTCGGCACCAACCTCGCCGATCCCCGGCGCCCGCAGATCATCACCCAGGGCGGCGGCTTTGCCGACGCGGGAGCCTATGAACTCGACGAGATCGTGTTCGAAAGCTCGGAAACGATGGACAAGCGTTACGGCGGGCAGATCGACGTGACGCAGGACATGGATTTCGGGCCCAATCGCGGCTTCATCAAGTTCGGGGCCAAGGTCGCGCTGCGCGACAAGACTTCCGAACTCGACGCGCTGATCTATGGCGGGGCCGACCAGGGGCTGACCATCGCCGGTTTCCTCAACCCGGACATCGACTATCCGCTCGGGCTGATCGCGCCGCAGGCGCTGCCGCGCGACGTCGCCGATGCGGTGCGGGCGAACCAGGCCGCCTTCGACGAGGATCTCGACGAGGAAGGCAGTTTCATCGATTCCAACGCGGAGGATTTCCGCATCGATGAAAACATCTATGCCGGCTACGCGATGGGGTCGATCGACATCGGCGCCTTGAGCATCGTCGGCGGCGTCCGGGTCGAGCACACCGATTACAGCGCCTCGGGCAACGAGGTGTCGCTCGACGAGGAGATCGGCGAACTCTCGCTCGCTCCGATCGAGGTCGAGCGCGAATACACCGACGTGCTGCCCAGCGTGAACGCGCGGTTCGAACTGACCGACCGGCTGTTGCTGCGCGCCGCCTATTTCCGCGCGGTGGTGCGCCCCAATTTCGAACAGAGCCGCCCCGCCGCGCTGATCGAACGCGACGACGAAGGCGAGGTCGAAGCCGAGGCCGGCAACACCGAGCTCGAACCCTATCGCGCCGACAATATCGACCTCGCGCTCGAATTCTACCCGGGCGATGCCAGCGTGCTTTCGGCCGGGGCGTTCTACAAAAACCTCGACAACCCGATCGTTCCGCTCGACTTTGCCGGCCAGCCGGGGTTCGAAGGGTTCGATGTCTTCTCCAGCTTCATCAACGGCGACAACGCGAAGCTGTTCGGCATCGAACTGGCCCTGCAGCAGCAGCTCACCTTCCTGCCGGCCCCGTTCGACGGGTTCCTGGTGGCGGCAAACTACACCTTCGTCGACAGCGAGGCCGAAGTGCCGATCCCCGGCGGCGGGGTGCGCGAGGCACCGCTGCCGTTCCAGTCGCGGCACACCGCCAACGCCTCGATCGGCTACGACAAGAACGGGTTCCAGGCGCGCATCGCGGTTTCGTACCGCGACCGGATCCTCGACGAGATCGGCGATCCGGCGGACCCGTCGCAGGATGTCTTCATCGACGAACACGTGCAGGTGGATTTCACGGCCTCCTACGCGATCACCGATGAAGTGCGCATATTCGCCAACCTGTCGAACCTGAACGATCGTCCGCTCTACAGCTTTCAGGGACGGCGCAGCGTCAATGTCCAGTTCGAGGAATACGGGCTTTCAGGAAGTCTCGGCGTCCGCATCACCCTGTGA